Proteins encoded together in one Amblyomma americanum isolate KBUSLIRL-KWMA chromosome 1, ASM5285725v1, whole genome shotgun sequence window:
- the LOC144102597 gene encoding uncharacterized protein LOC144102597, protein MQLFLKKFVIEVNTTEVVKWTYLTTTHYSKPAVLCCSVDAPARAALLNMVPFNGYFGCPWCFVRGEHVEGSMRYIIKEQPEARTTYMVIRDMKLAEGYDNIINGFKGPSALMNLGGLDLVHSVLIGVVRQVTEIILSTSNSGQHFYVGRPSTLEDIDSRLLAIKPPLCVTRLPRPIRERGHWKASEWRQWILFYALPCLEGILHPDYWRHLCKLSEALHILLREELTLSEIAKAELLLESFYIQCK, encoded by the exons ATGCAACTTTTCTTGAAGAAGTTTGTAATTGAAGTCAACACTACCGAAGTAGTTAAGTGGACATATCTGACAACTACACACTACTCTAAACCAGCTGTGTTGTGTTGCTCAGTCGATGCGCCAGCAAGGGCAGCGCTACTGAATATGGTCCCCTTCAACGGGTACTTTGGATGCCCCTGGTGCTTCGTCCGAGGGGAGCATGTTGAAG GGAGCATGCGGTACATCATAAAAGAACAGCCAGAAGCCAGAACCACGTACATGGTTATACGCGACATGAAGCTTGCAGAAGGTTATGATAACATAATCAATGGCTTCAAAGGGCCATCTGCACTCATGAATTTGGGAG GTCTAGACCTTGTGCACTCCGTCCTGATAGGCGTTGTAAGACAAGTGACCGAGATAATTTTGTCAACGTCGAACTCAGGTCAACACTTCTATGTTG GTCGTCCTTCTACACTTGAAGACATTGATTCACGGCTGTTGGCCATCAAACCTCCACTCTGTGTGACAAGGCTGCCTAGGCCAATTAGAGAACGAGGACATTGGAAAGCATCTGAGTGGAGGCAGTGGATACTGTTTTATGCTCTGCCGTGCCTAGAAGGTATCCTGCACCCGGACTATTGGAGACACCTCTGCAAACTGTCAGAGGCTCTCCACATCCTTTTGCGAGAGGAGCTCACTCTGTCTGAAATTGCCAAAGCAG